The Astatotilapia calliptera chromosome 8, fAstCal1.2, whole genome shotgun sequence nucleotide sequence ttcatttttttgaggTAGCTGGTCCTTGATATCAAATACCCCCGAGTTACTACTTTCACAGTATCCCAAATTATTGTTGGGTCTATCTGATCATCCTTATTGTGGGCAATACaggtttgtatttcttttttgatCTCTTTTACCTCAGATTCATTATTGAGAATACCAATGTTCAATTTCCATAATAATTTCTTATTCTGATTATGTAGGTGAATGGTCAAATGAATGGCGTTGTGATCCGACAAGTCGgctacttttctttttaattaaacagcAAAGCCTTCACTCAGCAGTGATGGCGGTCCAAAAGTTCAGGATTTTTTCTTTGCTCGTTTTTGTAACTGTTGGTTTTCTGGTGTTTATTCTGTCACAGGAACATTTATCAAAAAGgtcagttgggttttttttctttgttttttaatattttgtgttgATATAAAGAATCATTAAAAAGGGAACTGTGAACTGATTTGCTAGTTCTGTTATTTGTACTTTGCTATTTGTTTGTCATCTGTTACCTCTGTTGCATTTCTGCCTAATTCCTGATTCAGGAGGACAACTTTCTCAGGAAAAAATGGACACAAATGGGAACATTTTTCTCTTGACAGTGTCATTACATTTTTGGGAAAAATCAAAAAGACATCTGCACCACCTTTTGTGTGTACCACAGCTGGCATAGCAAAAGTTATTTCAACAAAAATGAACCCAGTGACAAAATCTAAAACCCCTACACGCGGAGCCATGGCTGAGACTCCTATGCCTATCCTCTACAAAATAAATTTCACAAAGCTTCCTCAGTGGGATTTTGATGATGTTTATAACCAGGATGCACCACCTAGACCGACAGTAAGCATACGAGCATATGAGAGAAGTAATATAAATGCAGTTCCtaacttttctgtgtttgggtaTAGGCAGCACTGAATTCTGCTCAGCCAAGCAGTCAATCGTTTTCCTTGTGACCTATACATGTACCTTGTTTCCCCCTTTaaattcattattttcattttgtggaGCTGTTTTTCTACCTTTGTGGCTTCGCATATGTCTGCCTTCACTCTTTCCTGCAGTGATGCACCAATTATGAAATTCTCTGCTGAAACCAATacagatgtttaaaaataacTATCTGGCACATGGCTAATGCTAACACTTATTTTACTCTtgctttattacattttttctgtcatttggtTCTCCCCGTTTTGAATTATTCAAGGATGTTATTTAATAGAGTTGGATAATTATATCACAGCAAATTCTGTCTTTGGCTAATTTCCTGTATTTAATAGTTTTATGATTTTCAGGCATGTGCCCAGTCTCTGCGAAACTCTGACGATGAAAACTTTAAGAAGGCTTTTCTTCCAAACATACGTTTGTTTCTACACAAGGACAACATCAACATGAGCGAGTGGAATCGGCTCTCACATTTTAACAATCCTTTCGGTTTTATGGAGTTCAAGTACGACGGTAGGTCTTTTAGTGACACAcctattttcttttgttatgaCACATCCTCAAGCAACTTTTTGGCACATGAATAGGCGACTTGAGGCTACTTCTCAAATCAATGTTCCCCTATCCATTTTCCtatgcttatccaattcagggtcacatgGTGTTGCTATAGGTTACCACCTGCAATATGCAGACTCTACGCAGAAAGACCAGGGCTGAATTCAAACCCAGGCTTGCTGTGAATTTATGGTACCAAGCTTGTGTCcagctgtgtgtatttgctTTCTGAGAGTGGTTTCAAACCAGCACTTTCAGTCCTCCAAAATCCTAGCTGCATGTTGCTCTACATTAATGACCCCATGTGTTAGTTGAATGCTGATTGGCTGACAAGGGGCTAAAACAATGAAGTTAGCAACAGCTGAGTTCACAAGGAATGAGGGGAgcagctataaaaaaaaataaaagatcttaagtttgtttgtttgaggttGTTTTTTGATTTGTCAACCCAGACTAAGTGCCTTTCATAGTCTTTTGTTTTGGACTACTTCAGGAGCTCCAGGTTTTCTTGTTGCACTTTTGTTCTAGCTCTGGTCAGTTCATGACAACATGAACTTTAAGTTCTTGTCTGcatttcattatgtttcctgttataTTTTGAAAGAGGTCCCCAGTTTAGTTTTAAGTTTCCCCTGTGACgtcgttatgttcatgtgtgtcagctgtttcctcatgtgttgcCACTtctcctgatcacctcatgtctgtatttaagtccttcctgtgttcagtgttgcATCCTCCCTCATATGTCTGTTTGCCAAGCCTaacaagtttattttgtatCACCAAGTTTAGTTTATTGCTAAACACTGGAGCAAATAAAACTACCATTTTCAGTTTCAGCTTGGCCTCTGTGTTTTAGTCTGCAATTTAGGTCCTTTCATGCCTCCCTCCACACAGACCATAACAAATTTACTCTAGTTTTGCTCACTGAAAGCTCTCGTCCCTTTTAGTAAACATGAGCAGGTGAGTCAGGTAAAGCTGAAGAAACAGCTGTTAATGCATGAATAAGAGTTATGGCCTTCATCTTGCTTCATTGTTTTCATATACAGGATACATTACTATGCTGGAACTACAGCACTCAgagtaaacacatttttgaatttttcttttggtttgcaGATGTGATGAAGTCAGTGAAGTTGATTCCAAAGCCAAAAGAGCCGTTGCTCCTCCCAAAACCCGGTGGTGACGGTTGTGTGCGCTGTGCTGTGGTAGGTACTGGAGGAATCCTGAACGGCTCAAAGAAGGGGGTGGAGATCGATGGCCATGATTACGTTTTTCGGTAAGACAAACCCCCAAGCAAACCTCTTGGCTTTGTTCGACAGGCACTAGGCCCAGTGTAGAAAAGATAAAGCAGTGTAAAGCATACCCTGCTTTATCTTTCTCTGTGACTTTCatatagggctgggtatcgtcactgatttctagaaccTATTTGATTCACCAGAATGGGTGTAGAGATTGATGCGCATGATTATGTTTTTCGGTAGGAAAGGACAAACAGAACAACACTATCAACTATTAAGGTGTATCTTTTACTAAAGTTAGCTTTAAAACATAAGAACGctaaaaaagatataaaaaaaacatgagaacGGTTGCTGATCAGCAAATTCTTTGACAGTAAAAATGTGGTACTGTATCTGATAGCTCACCTGCTTGTGGTGTAGAAACTTCAAAATGTATTGTTCTCTTTCAAACATCAGTGTCGTCATAGAGTCAGAATGGAAAGCGTGTTAAGTGAATTAAGTTTCAGTAAGAGAATGTTCTGAAATGTTTTGGGCCAACACTTCAGTGGTATTGCTGAAGGTGGTTGATTCCACAAGAAAACCATTCTCCCAAAATGAAAGCAACGATTGCTTCTCAATTGATCTGAGCAAATTACTAAGCTTAAACATTTGAAGCCAAGCTTAACATCTGCAACACCTGCTTCTGCCTGTGTGGCAGGATGAATGGTGCCATCACCAAGGGCTTTGAAGAAGAtgtaggaaacaaaacatcGGTGTATGTCCACACAGCCCACTCCATCACTTCATCTCGTTACATCCTTAAAAAACACGGATACAAAGCTGCTCCTCATGATGAGGTAATGAAGCTTTTCATTGGCccttgatttttgttttatttcactaGAGTAAAGATGGCttctctgtcctcattttccttCTGGCAAGGTATAAAATATGTGATGATTCCTGAGGGGATGAGGGATTACCAATGGCTTGAGGGCCTTCTCAAAGGAGAAAAGGTCTCTGCTGGTCCATACCGCAACAGACTGTGAGTATCAACTAAATGTTATGTGCTGCTGCAGTATTTATGGCTTTTTGTggtgttaaattaaaataaattcagaatctgtgacatttttattcaaatgctaTAACATACATTTTATTAAGTGTCTATTAAaactgtacatttaaaaaatagaacTTTGTAATAAGTGTTTTGCcttaaatttaataataattttacaaaTCATTTATCTCTTGCTCAAACAACTTTCTGGGACCTTCCTCTGTGGAGTTTCCGTGTTCTCTGTGTGCTCATGTGGTTATTCCCTTGCTGTTCCctcagtccaaaaacatgcattcTGTTgatggtgattctaaattagtCTTATTGTAGGTGAAATAGACATGCatgtaaagtgctatataaacatttgtgaaaaTTGTTTGAGTGATGGTCAGATAAGAAAAGCACCATAAGccacttcatttcttttttgctttgcttttttactttttaagtaTTTTGCCGGTTCAGTTACTGTTGAGAAACATCTGCTTTCTGTTTGTGCAAATCAAGCCTTCATTTTGGTGAAAGTGAGCTTTTAGGGGAATAATCAACATTTACTTTATACTGATAAGTCAAACCGTAAGACGTGTATTGCCACTTGAATTTAAAAGACTCTTTAAAGCAGAATTGTTTATGTCAATTAAATTTCATTTGCAGACAATTAATTGAGATAGTTTACTACGGAGAAGTGTAAACTTTTCTTTCACTTAAGTAAatgcacacttttttttaataactacaCGGCTGTTCTGCAGACCATCTAAATTTTGTGTCATACATGCACACTCAGACTGATATTCAGGTAAAAGTTTTTTGGTCTAAAATGCACTGCAGGCACATAAGCATATGTTTCCAGCTGTTCACTCCAGCAAATAAATTTAATAGCATTTGAGAAACTAAAACATCTCATCATCCTTTCATTACTCCTATTGTTCAACCCCCCCAGGCCAAGGACCTACTATTCAGGGCAGTACAACGAGAGCCGCTTCTACGTTCTGCATCAGGATTTCCTCCGATATGTGCGGAACAGGTCAGCCTTCTTTCACCATCCActccagaacatttatttttaaacagtgcagactatttattctattttttttaattttatttaaagccTTAAATTATTTAAAGCCTTCTCTTAATTACAATATTAAAAGTTgttaagttaaattaaaaaaaaatgttgataaAAGTTGTTAAATAAGTTGAAGGTCcataatgtttgattttttttttttaatcaaatgatccaaacaatattgaagtACAGATTTTATGCATAGTCCAAGTTAACTTTTCCCATTGTAACAATATgtatacaaatacaaacagacaTTTTGCAGTTCTTTCTGCTTACATTGAGTGAGTAGCAGCCAGGTTCTGCTAATCAAGGGGAAGTTTTCTGCAGTCATTGCTCCAGACCATGCAGATGTGTGCTAACACCATGCTACAGTCTTCCCAACAGTGGGTGTGTGATGGTCAAAGAAATTGCAAAAACCGCAATAGCTACACCTTAGATTCTAACAGTCTTAGTTAGCATGTTAATTGTTAAAGATCATGACATTACAATGAGGAAAATGAAAAAGCCTCTACTctctaaaaaagaaatgcagcacTGTTTAGGTTTGAAGAGTTCTATCTGAACAAACCGCAGGACTTctagaacaatgtcctttggacagataagCCCAAAGTGGAAATGACTgcccataatgcacagcaccacatttAAATACAGCATATCAGCTCAAACGCCTCATATTGACTGAAACCACAGTGTGAGAGGAAAGAtgatgagttggacttgttttcTAGCCATAGCAAATGGACATTTTATAGTCGAAGAGTTAAACATACACTTGTCTGTATATCAAAGTGTTCTACAGCCAAATGTGAGGCCGCCTGTAGAACAACTAAAGCCAGCCAAACTGAGTCATTTACTAGGACAATGATTCCAAATCAAGCAGCAAGCGTACAACAGAATTGCTGTGGAATCAAGGTGCTGCAATGTCCCATTCAAAGTCCAGACCACAACTCAATGGAAATGTGAGGTGAGAAATTAAGACacctgtgcataaacaaatgcctaCAAATATTGAACTTAAGCAATGTTGTACAGAAACATTCTTCCACAACAAAGTGAGAGACTGTTAGtaatacagaaaataattattacTTCAAGTCATTGTTGCTAAGGCCAGTCCTACAACCTATTATATCATTGCATTACAGGTTCTTGAAGTCACCCAATCTGAATAAGAGATACTGGGCGAGGGTCAGACCAACCAACGGAGCATTCACTCTCTTCCTGGCTCTGCACACCTGTGACACAGTGAGTTAACACTTGATTTTAACTTCTTAACATTACAACTACTTCTAACCACACCTTTGGAAGAATGCAACACACCATGTGTACATTAACTTTGTATTAAAAGCATATTAACGTCAAACTATCTTATTACTGTTTTAGCAGCATATTTCAACGTGGAAAGACCTTCCCAGCAATCATATAATAAAGTTGTATTAAAGCTCTGAACCACTGTCAGGGATAAGCTGAAGGAACACTGACTTTTTGTGTACCCTCCTaggaaaataagataagatgtttaaattaaaactgtaaaataaggTGTGTCACCAGTTTTATTGAACTGTTCCAATGTGTGAAGACAGACCAGCTGGACAGCATCGATAAAACTGATGTCACACCTTGTTTTACACAGCTATTTAATAAACTTGTCAAACAGATTCATCAAGTGTCTATAACATGACCCAACTCAAGAGCTTCATGCATTTATATAAATTTCACAATGGTAACTTTATCATTTACTTTGAATTATTGGCAGTTTCTCTtaacagctttcttttttttttggacacttTTTATTAGCTGTTAGCCAAAGTCTGATGTGTTACTATTGTcaagagttttctttttttaaggccTTTTTTggggtgatttttcttttttacattctcACAACAGGCTAACTGTGTTAGGGTTCAAAGATGGACCAAAATTCAgagtaaaacaaaaaccaagacTTATCACACAGTGATCAGTGCTAGTTAAAGGTACAGTTTCTTTATTTCTCAAGGACAGCAAAGAATGTGagaacttcactcagagatggaaaaaCAGGACAGGAGACAAAGCAAACATTCAAAGAATAGAAATGCTAAGggatacagtggcttgcaaaagtattcggcccccttgaacttttccacattttgtcacattacagccacaaacatgaatcaattttattggaattccacgtgaaagaccaacacaaagcggtgtacacgtgagaagtggaacgaaaatcatacatgattccaaacattgtttacaaataaataactgcaaagtggggtgtgcgtaattattcagccccctttggtctgagtgcagtcagctgCCCATaaacattgcctgatgagtgctaatgactaaatagcgtgcacctgtgtgtaatctaatgtcagtacaaatacagctgctctgtgacggcctcagaggttgtctaagagaatattgggagcaacaacaccatgaagtccaaaagaacacaccagacaggtcagggataaagttattgagaaatttaagcGAATTCAAGCGATTATTCcaaaatggaaggagtatggcacaactaccaagacaaggccgtccacctaaactcacaggccgaacaaggagagcgctgatcagaaatgcagccaagaggcccatggtgactctgagcgagctgcagagatctacagctcaggtgggggaatctgtccataggacaactattagtcgtgcactgcacaaagtcggcctttatggaagagtggcaagaagaaagccattgttaacagaaaaccataagaagtcccgtttgcagtttgccactggccaaaatgcaaaacgctatgtgtggcggaaaactaacactgcacatcactctgaacacaccatccccactgtcaaatatggtggtggcagcatcatgctctgggggtgcttctcttcagcagggacagggaagctggtcagagttgatgggaagatggatggagccaaatacagggcaatcttgaaagaaaacctcttggagtctgcaaaagacttgagactggggcggaggttcaccttccagcaggacaatgaccctgaacataaagccagggcaacaatggaatggtttaaaacaaaacatatccatgtgttagaacggcccagtcaaagtccagatctaaatccaatcgagaatctgtggcaagatctgaaaactgctgttcacaaacgctgtccctctaatctgactgagctggagctgttttgcaaagaagaatgggcaaagatttcagtctctagatgtgcaaagctggtagagacaaaccctaaaagactgggagctggaattgcagcaaaaggtggttctacaaagttttgactcagggggctgaataattacacacaccccacttttcagttatatGTTTGTAaacaaatgtttggaatcatgtatgattttcgttccacttctcacgtgtgcaccactttgtgttggtctttcacgtggaattccaataaaattgattcatgtttgtggctgtaatgtgacaaaatgtggaaaagttcaagggggccgaatacttttgcaagcgaCTGTATTTGATAAACTGCATATTTAAAGCTCTAGGATATCCTCAGATTGCACCGTGAtttgcactgttgcctcacagcaagaagctcCTGGGTTCAAATGCAGCCTAAATACATTTGCACCAGCTTTATGCTGTCTAGGCGAGGTGGAAAGCAGTGATAGCTCACGTAACATCTGCTTGCAACTTGTTGAATTCAGATGTGTAAATCCAAAAAGAATGCTGATCTAAgccagtcgcctcaaggtgcatAATATTGTAAGTTAAAGACCACACGATAATACAAGTATCTGTagtgaaaggagaaaaaagaaaggggggaACTGGCTCTTTGAGCTCTAGAAATACCATGAAACCAAACAGAAACCAATTCTTAAAAAACCTGAAATcgtgaaaatttgaatttccaTAATTGTTCTCCCTTTAATATGTTacttctctaatgataaaagtAATAATTATCATTAGAGAAGATAGTGAAGATAAaggtatatttatatttttatttaacattagcTGTTGCTGTTAAAGAAGGAGTTAAAGATAAACTAATAAACTGGGCTTGTTAAAGTGGCTCCCCAGGTGTTTTACTAATTCCAAAAGCAGTTAtgtcatttttatcatttattatttcaGTGTAATTCAGTCCCCTTTTTATTTCTCACTACTTCATCTTCAGGTGGATGCATACGGATTCATGAGTGAAGAATTCAAGAAATACTCCAACTACTATTATGACAAGTATGTTAAAACCAGGGTCGTTTTCTATTCCAACCACGACTACATTCAAGAGAAGAACACATGGAAAAACCTTCACAACAGCAAAATATTAAATCTGTACCAGGGAGTGTAAGTAAACCCAGGACTGTAAGATCTGCAGCAATGCTGCAACGGCAAGAATAAAAGCAATGGGATAAGGAAGAGACTGTTATTTACCGATTATTACAAGTCAAACAGATAAGGTTCAGATAAGAGCGTTGTTTAACAGCACCATAAACATCTTCTCCACAAtcaagttgattctgttctctTCCAGTTAAGATCCGGTATTATAACCACACATTTGAGTAAGTCAGTGCGATCTAGGATGAAATTTacactttttctgtttctagCCCCGTATTCAAATTTCATTTCTTACAAATCAATATTCAGAATTTATTCAGAATGATCCATACATGTTTAACTATATATAAGTATATACTCATATACAGCACATAAACATACACATAAAACAATTTCAACacataaaccaaaacaacaacaaactacatttttacataaactAAGCAACCTGTGGTTAACAGCCACTTAATCTCTTACCTAATTTTTATTTCTAAGTGACAAAATACCTTAATGAACACTTTAAGCTTGGGTTACTCTGGCCTCGATCTATAAAAATAAGGACAAGGCTTCAATAGAACATAATGAGACAACTCAATAGGTATGACAGGATTAAATAATGCTATCTGCACACATAGTAATGGATTCTGGGTGCACATGCAAGGCCTACCAGTTCTTACAAATAACAATCCAACAGTCAACACCACTCCTTTAAAATGCAGATTACACGTGTTATTAGGCATGTAATGTAGTAATAATGTATTATTTAGTTTTAATGCTTTGGTGATTGTCAATTCGTTTCTGTAAAAGAATGTATATGTAAAGTATTAAAAGTAGCCAGGATGTGGCTGCTGGTATTAAACTTAAATGAAGTGATGTGATGTTTTTTGACTGTTAAAACTACTACAGATGAGATATAAAGGCTATAAATTGTTTATTTTGGCCCGTGGATGGTTAAATTGTTTCTCCAATCTGTATCTATCTCAGACAGTTGCAGTATGGGCTTTGAGATGAGCTCCTGCAGTAAACAGCACCACCTGCAGCTTTTTCAGAGCAGGACTTTATCCAAGTGCTGTACTTTAGTACGCCTTTGACttactttaagataagataagataagataagataagataagataagataagataagataagataagatagaactttattaatccctcgggtgggttcctctgggaaattcggtttccaaaagcacagcaccgacagaagttacagttacagaatattatatatatatacacacacacataaatataaatacagagacaaatataaataaaatatacgaagggggataaatagaataaataggaataaaaataaaaatacaagtgaattgcacatttcaagtattga carries:
- the LOC113028216 gene encoding alpha-N-acetylgalactosaminide alpha-2,6-sialyltransferase 1-like isoform X2; the encoded protein is MAVQKFRIFSLLVFVTVGFLVFILSQEHLSKRRTTFSGKNGHKWEHFSLDSVITFLGKIKKTSAPPFVCTTAGIAKTPMPILYKINFTKLPQWDFDDVYNQDAPPRPTACAQSLRNSDDENFKKAFLPNIRLFLHKDNINMSEWNRLSHFNNPFGFMEFKYDDVMKSVKLIPKPKEPLLLPKPGGDGCVRCAVVGTGGILNGSKKGVEIDGHDYVFRMNGAITKGFEEDVGNKTSVYVHTAHSITSSRYILKKHGYKAAPHDEGIKYVMIPEGMRDYQWLEGLLKGEKVSAGPYRNRLPRTYYSGQYNESRFYVLHQDFLRYVRNRFLKSPNLNKRYWARVRPTNGAFTLFLALHTCDTVDAYGFMSEEFKKYSNYYYDKYVKTRVVFYSNHDYIQEKNTWKNLHNSKILNLYQGV
- the LOC113028216 gene encoding alpha-N-acetylgalactosaminide alpha-2,6-sialyltransferase 1-like isoform X1 translates to MAVQKFRIFSLLVFVTVGFLVFILSQEHLSKRRTTFSGKNGHKWEHFSLDSVITFLGKIKKTSAPPFVCTTAGIAKVISTKMNPVTKSKTPTRGAMAETPMPILYKINFTKLPQWDFDDVYNQDAPPRPTACAQSLRNSDDENFKKAFLPNIRLFLHKDNINMSEWNRLSHFNNPFGFMEFKYDDVMKSVKLIPKPKEPLLLPKPGGDGCVRCAVVGTGGILNGSKKGVEIDGHDYVFRMNGAITKGFEEDVGNKTSVYVHTAHSITSSRYILKKHGYKAAPHDEGIKYVMIPEGMRDYQWLEGLLKGEKVSAGPYRNRLPRTYYSGQYNESRFYVLHQDFLRYVRNRFLKSPNLNKRYWARVRPTNGAFTLFLALHTCDTVDAYGFMSEEFKKYSNYYYDKYVKTRVVFYSNHDYIQEKNTWKNLHNSKILNLYQGV